The genomic window TCGCCCAGGCGTTCGCCGGGGTCGGCGGTGCGGAGGTTGCCCGCCGGGTGCAGGTGCCGCTCGCCGCAGTAGGGGCACTCGCCCACCACCCAGAACATCACCCGCGTTCCGGGCAGGTCGCGCAGGGTGACGAAAGCGGGTCGCGTGGTCAGGCGGTCTTTTTTGCCCATGACGCAGATGCTAGGGCGCGGCGGCGCAGGCGTTTGTGGCGCGTTCCGGCGTGTTCCTCAACTGGCTCAGGCTTCCTCGTCCCCCTCACGCAGCGACGTGACCACCGCGCGGCAGTGGGACAGGCCCGCGCGGGCATAGAGCTGTCGGGCGGCGCTCATGTGGTCGTGGGCCCGCGCCCGCAGCGTGCGGATTTCGGGCGACTGCGCGGCCTCGGCGGCGGCCAGTGCGAGCAGTGCTCGTCCTAGCCCTTGCCCCCGCTGCGCCGGATGCACGGCGAGGTGCGTCAGCTCGGCGCGGCTGTCCGGAGCGCACAGCTCCAGCTCGGCAAAGGCCACCGGGCGGCCCTCGCTGTCACGCAGGGCCAGCAAACGCACGTCCTCGCGGGCAAAATGGGCATCGTACTGCTCGGGTGACCAGTCGAGGCGGGCGGCCCAGGTGTCCTCGGCGGCGCGGTACAGGGCGCGGTACTCGGTCAGCGGCAGCTCGCGGGTCAGGGTATAGCCGGGCGGAAGCTGAGCCTTTTTTCCCGAACTTTTCTCTGACCCGGTGCGCCAGCGTTCCAGCGGGGCCGCGTAGAAGTCGGTGGTGTGCATCGGCGCGAACCCGGCGGCTTCGAGCGCCGAGCGCACCGGCAGGTTGTCGCGGGCGCAAAAGGCGTAGACCGGAGCGCCCTCGGCCTGCTGCGCGGCGCGGGACAGCAGGCCGCGCAGGTCGGTGCCGTGCTCGGCCAGCGGGCCTTCAAGCGCCAGCCCATCGCGGAAGGGGCTGAGGGCGCAGTAGGCCCGCACGCCCTCCTCGCCCTCGTCGACCAGCGCGGCGGGGTCTTCGCATTCCAGGCGCAGCTCGTTCAGGGTGCGGGCGTCGGGAGCCAGCACTTCGCGTTCGGGGGCCGCGTCCATCCAGTGCAGCAGCGCAAGCAGGTCGGGCAGGTCGGTGGCGTGCAGCGGACGAATCATGGCAGGAACCTCCAGCGAAACCCTCAACCCAGGTCATCCACCCAGGCGGGCGAGTGAGAACAGAATTTGATGTGTTGGACGCTCCCAGGCTAGCCCCCCGCCCCCCCGCCGCGTCTGTTCTGCGGCTCACTCTGCGCGCCCCGGCAAGCGTGCTAGCATCGCCCCATGCCCTGAACAGGGTACGTTGCCTGCCTTCCCACAAATGCGCCTGAGCTGCGCGTTTGAGGGAGTTTTTCGTTTAGGGAGGCCCAACGTGCGGCTGACCGGGGCGAAAAGCGAAAGATGCGGGCGGGCAACCTCCGGGAGGTGTTTTGCCGTGACCACGAAGTCCAGCAACTCTACGCGCACGCAGGCTCTGGAGCGCCGCCAGGCCGCCGAGCTCCGTGCCGGAACTGACCTGCTTACGCTGCGGGCGCAGCTGCACCGCGCCGAAAAGGAAGCCCGCCGCGCCCCTGCGCCCCCCCCGGCCCGGCCCAAATCCCAGACCCCCAAAGCCCAGCAGGCCGTCAAGCCCCAGCGCGCACAGGAACTCGCGGGCGTGGACACCGACGACTTCTTGCTGTCGCGCGCCCTGCGTCAGCTCCGCGACGCCGTGTACGACAGCCGCTATCACGTCTGTCCCCACGCCGTGCAGCACGCCCGCGCCGAGGGCTTTATGGAAAGCGACATCATGGACGTGCTGCTCACGGGCCGCGTCAGGGCGGTCTACCCCGAAGACCACCGCTGGCTGGTGTGCGGTTACTTCGAGGCGCACGGCATCCGGCTGCCGCTGCATGTCGCCGTGCAGCACTACCGTGACGGCCACATCGACATCGTGACCGCCTTCGTGCCCAAAAACCCCCACCACATCATCAGCCGCGCCCGCCTCGCCCTGCTCGTGCGCTACGACGACGAACAGGTGCGCTCCAAGGAGGCCGTCAAGGGCAACAAGGTGGGGTACAAGGGCAAGGGGGGATGGAAGTAAGAGAAGRAGGGCAGAGAGTTATAACTCTCTGCCCTTCACTTTGAGCCTGCCCCTTCTATCCCCGGCTCCACTCCGCCGCCTGCCGCAGCGCCGCCGCCGCTTGTTGCACTTCTCCCCGCGTGGTCGCCGCGCCAAAGGAAAAGCGCAGCGAGGCCCGCGCGTCGGCTTCGGTCAAGCCGATGGCCGTCAGCACGTGGCTGGCCTGCATGGTGCCCGCGCTGCACGCGCTCCCGGCGCTGGCCGAGACGCCGAGCATGTCGAGATTCATCAGCAGCGCCTCGCCGTCGGCACCGGGAATGGTCAGGCTGACCACTTTGGGTGACCCATCTGCCGGGTGGTTGAAAGTCAGGCCCGGGATTTCCCGCACCGCGTCCATAAACGCCGTTTGCAGGTCGCGCAGGTGAGCAAACGTCGCGGGCTGCGCCTCCGCCGCCTCGGTGAGCGCCACGCCCGCCGCGTAAGCCCCCGCCGTGTTCTGGGTGCCGGGGCGCAGGCCGCCTTC from Deinococcus radiodurans R1 = ATCC 13939 = DSM 20539 includes these protein-coding regions:
- a CDS encoding GNAT family N-acetyltransferase, whose product is MIRPLHATDLPDLLALLHWMDAAPEREVLAPDARTLNELRLECEDPAALVDEGEEGVRAYCALSPFRDGLALEGPLAEHGTDLRGLLSRAAQQAEGAPVYAFCARDNLPVRSALEAAGFAPMHTTDFYAAPLERWRTGSEKSSGKKAQLPPGYTLTRELPLTEYRALYRAAEDTWAARLDWSPEQYDAHFAREDVRLLALRDSEGRPVAFAELELCAPDSRAELTHLAVHPAQRGQGLGRALLALAAAEAAQSPEIRTLRARAHDHMSAARQLYARAGLSHCRAVVTSLREGDEEA
- a CDS encoding DUF4258 domain-containing protein, which produces MTTKSSNSTRTQALERRQAAELRAGTDLLTLRAQLHRAEKEARRAPAPPPARPKSQTPKAQQAVKPQRAQELAGVDTDDFLLSRALRQLRDAVYDSRYHVCPHAVQHARAEGFMESDIMDVLLTGRVRAVYPEDHRWLVCGYFEAHGIRLPLHVAVQHYRDGHIDIVTAFVPKNPHHIISRARLALLVRYDDEQVRSKEAVKGNKVGYKGKGGWK